From Mobula birostris isolate sMobBir1 chromosome 8, sMobBir1.hap1, whole genome shotgun sequence, the proteins below share one genomic window:
- the LOC140202230 gene encoding paired box protein Pax-1-like — MDQTYGEVNQLGGVFVNGRPLPNAIRLRIVELAQLGIRPCDISRQLRVSHGCVSKILARYNETGSILPGAIGGSKPRVTTPTVVKYIREYKQGDPGIFAWEIRDRLLADAVCDKYNVPSVSSISRILRNKIGNLSHSGQCETSKQLPPQPTLSYNPIYQYSYPNHMSSAAAKMSSTTGVPVPGVTGHVGIHRAWPSAHSVTNILGLRSLVEQSAALGGTEASAYQTKVEDWNNVNRATFPSTQSVNGIEKQAIDPDLKYSQPPSALPAVSSFVPPCAVGPYPSSNQVPSYGVYGGPGAGYMTGHPWQSQGSSLSHSGPGITMHGGDIHAPMPFKHLSAREVEDRKPGSPVSKPPEALRNTHGLSISASST; from the exons ATGG ATCAGACGTACGGGGAGGTGAATCAGCTGGGAGGCGTTTTCGTTAACGGGAGACCACTTCCCAACGCGATCAGACTGAGGATCGTAGAGCTGGCTCAGCTGGGGATCAGACCCTGCGACATCAGTAGGCAACTCCGTGTCTCCCACGGGTGCGTGAGCAAAATCCTAGCCCGATACAATGAAACGGGCTCGATCTTACCCGGGGCTATCGGGGGAAGCAAACCCAGGGTCACCACCCCGACCGTGGTGAAATACATCAGGGAATACAAGCAAGGAGACCCGGGCATCTTCGCTTGGGAGATTCGAGACAGGCTCTTGGCCGATGCGGTCTGTGACAAGTACAATGTCCCTTCCGTCAGTTCCATTAGTAGGATCCTGAGAAACAAAATCGGCAACCTTTCACATTCGGGCCAATGCGAGACCAGCAAGCAGCTTCCTCCGCAACCGACGCTGTCTTACAATCCCATTTACCAGTACTCCTACCCCAACCACATGTCATCAGCCGCCGCAAAAATGAGCAGTACTACGGGAGTCCCCGTGCCAGGGGTTACGGGACATGTCGGGATCCACAGAGCCTGGCCGAGCGCCCATTCCGTCACCAACATCCTCGGACTCCGAAGCCTTGTTGAACAGTCAG CTGCTCTTGGCGGAACTGAGGCTTCAGCGTATCAAACAAAAGTGGAAGATTGGAATAATGTCAATAGAGCAACCTTCCCATCAACTCAAAGTGTCAACGGGATAGAGAAGCAGGCGATCGATCCGGATCTGAAATACTCCCAG CCGCCTTCCGCACTGCCTGCTGTGAGTAGTTTCGTCCCTCCCTGCGCAGTTGGGCCTTATCCCTCGTCAAACCAGGTACCGAGCTATGGAGTGTACGGGGGCCCTGGAGCGGGCTACATGACTGGCCACCCCTGGCAGTCccagggcagtagtctgtctcactcTGGGCCAGGGATTACTATGCACGGCGGAGACATTCACGCACCAATGCCCTTCAAACACCTCTCGGCCAGAGAAG TGGAGGACAGAAAACCCGGGAGCCCCGTTAGCAAGCCCCCAGAAGCTCTCAGGAACACGCACGGCCTCTCAATCTCAGCCTCCAGCACGTAA